One genomic region from Quercus robur chromosome 4, dhQueRobu3.1, whole genome shotgun sequence encodes:
- the LOC126721683 gene encoding receptor-like protein 12, translating into MHDVFPWPRLGILDLKSNLLQGPLPIPPPSTFIYLVSNNMLYGKVSSLICSLNSLYAPDLSHNHLSGTLPPCLGNFSSFLSILNLRNNNFHGMTPQVCTKKSSLKMLDLSENQLEGWLPRSLANCAKLEFLILGNNRLHDVFPYWLGKLPELKVLILRSNRFHGDMGSPATNFEFQKLRILDLSYNNFRGKLPLGYFKNWIAMKNVPEEHLTYMQAIATISLLGFALNENYDYSMTITNKGVKTVYAKILDFFTAVDLSCNKFDGEIPEVIGNLKVLHLLNLSNNFLTDRIPSSLGDLHQLESLDLSRNKLSGEIPQQFTDLIFLEFFNVSYNNLTGPIPQGKQFNTFQMSSFEGNFGLCGDQITRKCGDSKSLAPPSIFEDDHGSESPFDFNWKAILLGYGCGLIIGGIIGHIMTTRKHDWFMKNFGNRRHQREISAKRRGSRN; encoded by the coding sequence ATGCATGATGTTTTTCCATGGCCTCGTTTAGGCATCCTTGACCTTAAGTCGAACTTGCTGCAAGGACCACTCCCAATTCCACCACCCTCCACCTTCATTTATCTAGTCTCAAACAACATGTTGTATGGCAAAGTTTCATCTTTGATCTGCAGTCTAAATTCACTATATGCCCCAGACTTGTCTCATAACCACTTGAGTGGCACTCTTCCTCCTTGTCTGGGAAACTTCAGTAGTTTCCTATCAATATTGAATCTCCGAAACAACAACTTCCACGGCATGACTCCTCAGGTATGCACGAAAAAGAGCAGCTTAAAGATGTTAGACTTAAGTGAGAATCAATTAGAAGGATGGCTACCAAGATCACTGGCCAATTGTGCAAAGCTAGAGTTTCTTATTCTTGGAAACAATCGACTCCATGATGTTTTCCCTTATTGGTTGGGAAAACTTCCAGAGCTTAAGGTTCTCATTTTGCGATCTAATAGATTTCATGGTGATATGGGGAGTCCTGCAACCAATTTTGAGTTCCAAAAGTTGCGTATTCTTGACCTCTCTTACAATAATTTTAGAGGTAAATTGCCACTTGGATACTTCAAAAATTGGATTGCAATGAAAAATGTCCCAGAGGAACACTTGACGTACATGCAAGCAATTGCCACCATCTCCCTATTGGGTTTTGCattgaatgaaaattatgaTTACTCAATGACAATAACAAACAAGGGTGTGAAAACAGTGTATGCAAAGATTTTGGACTTCTTCACTGCGGTTGATCTATCATGCAACAAGTTTGATGGAGAGATTCCAGAAGTTATTGGGAATCTGAAGGTGCTTCATTTGCTCAACCTTTCCAACAACTTCCTCACTGATCGTATTCCATCATCCTTGGGGGATCTACATCAATTAGAATCTTTAGATCTTTCTCGAAACAAACTCTCAGGAGAGATCCCACAGCAATTTACAGACCTCATTTTCCTTGAATTTTTCAATGTATCTTATAATAATCTCACAGGTCCTATACCGCAAGGGAAACAATTTAATACATTTCAAATGAGTTCATTTGAAGGAAATTTTGGACTCTGTGGAGACCAAATAACAAGGAAATGTGGCGATTCCAAGTCCTTAGCACCCCCTTCAATTTTTGAGGACGATCATGGATCAGAGTCTCCGTTTGATTTTAATTGGAAAGCAATCCTGCTAGGGTATGGATGTGGACTAATAATTGGAGGGATTATTGGGCACATAATGACCACCAGAAAACATGATTGGTTTATGAAGAATTTTGGAAATAGACGACACCAAAGAGAAATAAGCGCCAAGAGAAGGGGAAGTAGAAACTGA